In Xyrauchen texanus isolate HMW12.3.18 chromosome 14, RBS_HiC_50CHRs, whole genome shotgun sequence, the following are encoded in one genomic region:
- the LOC127655261 gene encoding T-cell surface antigen CD2-like, with protein MWIQTVIKFNTFGELQVLAGANNHVIWTHNQKTVYIKKGSYVTVKELDTDHSGSLILENIQINQSGKYKGEVYSDDGTFKKGNEAQLCVQEPVAEPTVIFKCAENGVTLTCSALNHSEVVVSWKKNGKKESNMANAVLHANSSDLKAGDNFSCTVKNMISVKSAKDVQPVCSDTEMSEKTFLFGLDFRWMLVVLTGGGTFLLILLICIVGVCCCYRRRHVKKEQDYRLAFLMPDKDNQPDCQNNRETASQRTSEGQSPLPPISNPRRPPSFPPSYI; from the exons ATGTGGATTCAGACGGTAATTAAATTCAACACATTTGGGGAACTGCAAGTTCTTGCAGGAG CTAACAACCATGTGATCTGGACCCATAATCAAAAGACGGTGTACATAAAGAAGGGCTCATATGTTACGGTCAAAGAGCTCGACACAGACCACAGTGGATCCCTGATTCTGGAGAACATACAGATAAACCAGTCTGGGAAGTACAAGGGTGAAGTCTATAGTGATGATGGAACATTTAAAAAGGGAAATGAAGCACAGCTCTGTGTGCAAG AGCCAGTGGCCGAACCTACAGTCATCTTCAAGTGTGCAGAAAATGGAGTCACTTTAACTTGTAGTGCCTTAAACCACTCCGAGGTGGTTGTATCATGgaaaaaaaatggaaagaaagAATCCAACATGGCAAATGCTGTTTTACATGCAAACTCATCTGACCTCAAAGCTGGAGATAATTTCTCTTGCACAGTCAAAAACATGATAAGTGTAAAATCAGCTAAAGACGTTCAGCCAGTATGTTCTGATACAG AGATGTCTGAGAAGACATTTCTATTTGGCTTGGACTTTCGGTGGATGTTGGTGGTCCTGACAGGAGGTGGCACTTTCCTCCTCATACTTCTCATCTGCATAGTCGGTGTCTGCTGCTGCTACAGACGGAGACACGTGAAAA agGAGCAAGATTATCGGCTTGCCTTTCTAATGCCAGATAAAGACAATCAGCCTGATTGCCAGAACAATCGGGAAACTGCATCTCAAAGGACATCCGAAGGCCAGAGTCCTCTTCCACCCATATCCAACCCCCGAAGACCACCTAGTTTTCCACCCTCTTATATATAG